In the Mastacembelus armatus chromosome 16, fMasArm1.2, whole genome shotgun sequence genome, GTTCTTCTTCTTGCACTTGCCGCACTGCAGCAGGTCGGTGGTCGTGCCACCAGTTTTGGCCATCTGGTGCTCCCTGATGGCCTCCTGGGTGAGAATGTTTCTCAGCTGTTTCAGCTCATCGCTAGCCATTTCCTAAATGAATAAAGatagagggaggagagaggtcAACATGAAGTAAAGTTACAATGAGAGAAAACAATGCGCGAAAGTGCAAATGGTAAAAACTACTAGAATAACACAGAGATAAATAATGGAAGTGCTTATAAAACAAGCGAAGACAAAGCTACAGAGTTTGGTACCTCAGCAGACATGGCGGCAATGCGGCTCAACTCAATGCTCCCTGCAAGTACATTCCTGCGAAGCCCAGGGTTCTTGGGGTCCTTCAAGTTGCTGATACGACTGCGGACTCTGTTCTTGTATTTCATATCAGTGGCCTTTATCTCTTGGTATATATGTGCAAACATGTAGTCAAGGCAGAGTAAGTTCCACTGtacatgatggatggatggatagagagTCCTCAAACCAAGTAAAATGGcaaataattaatgaaataaaaggaTATGATCTTCAATCTCTGCTGCCATGTTGTCACAGTTGGCTCCAAAATCTTTGTAGTCATCTGcgaaaagaagaaacaaaaataaatcaataaataaatcacaaatcTGCAAACCTCCTGTGTACTCCGTTATTAAGAGTGTGATCTTAGCCTCACTGTCTGTGCGCAGGGCAGCTGCCAGCATGTCAATGCACTTGTCTCTGATGGAGTCTCCAGTAGCCAGATGAGGAGACAGCGGACCCccagcagagctgaagctgggTGACATGGGGCTGGTCGGGGTGGTGGGAGTTTTTGGGGCATCGTTTTTTCCCTTTCTGCCGAAAAGGGAAGAAGAAGTGTCACATCTGATCTGACTGATTTGGACCTGAGCAGGAAGCAGCATCCGTcccttttgcttttttaaagaGCAGCTTTGAATTTTTTAAACCTTGTCCAGAACAGTTTGACATTAAATCATATTaaatacatgtagaaaacaaaagagatgaGATGAAAACCAAATTAGACCACATCCACATGCCAATTTAAGTCCATCCGTCATTGTCCAAGCAGCCGTACTGGATTTTTAGCCCACTGAGGATCAACATGACTAGTATGTTATCAAATTAACTCTTAAACGATCCAGCAGGCATGACATAAGCATTTATTTGGCTTGTGTGCCATTTTAGCAAATAACCTTAACTTTGGCTAGACTGAGTATAAACTAATCACATGGGCCATCGCTATAAATTGTAATGAACCACAActgtggaaataaaacaaaataccttTCAGTGTCAGTTGAGAGTTTCCTCTGTGGCGGTCCGGGCTGCAAGGTCTTGGATCCATGAGACTCTCTCCTGCAATACAAAGTCAGTGCAGTCATCTTCATTCTCTCCACTgaaaaaacttaaaatgtattttaacgTCATCAgtagttttgaaaaaaaaaaaaaaaaaaaggtaattgAGGcttatttctgctttatttaccTTTCACCTGTTAGTTTCTTTGCCGGTGGCGAGCTGCTCATCTTTGAATCAGTGGATTCCCGCCTGAATAATGACACAACTTTCAGTGAATGatgttttaataatgaaaaaggatatttctaatttattttaaagtgtgagGGAGATTTTTTAGATGGTGTATAACAGTCCTACAGGACAGGACACGTCCTACCTGTCGGGTTTGGAGTCAGTTGAATGACGTTTCACAGGTTGGCAGGGCTTCGAGTCACACGAGTCCCTCCTACAACagaagacagacacagagattAACACATCACATTTTGTGTAAAAGTATACACCCTTGGTTATGTTGGACATGAAgcattaaagtttaaaataaaaaaagctagACTGGGacttttttctgcttctgcaCACCTGAGTTTTTCCTTCCTGACATCCACACTGGGCTTTTTGGGGGCTGGTGTTTTAGATTCAGAGGAATCTTTCCTGACAAAAGGAAACATTTGTGTataattctgaaaaaaaaatccagctaAGGATGAGAAAAGCATAAGTTTCTAACATCATGCACTGAAAACCAATAAGGATCTGCTTCAAGTAGCTGAAGCTGAACCACACATCCAACACGTGTCACGCCCACAGCTCAGCAGGCATCTTCACACTCATGGCCTACCAACCTTTCTCTCTTGGCTTCATCTGAGTGTTTTCTGCACACTTTGCTATCTGATGAGTCGGTCCTGCAAAAGGAAAACAGTCTTTGCACCAACAGAAATCTTACTAACAGCAGCGATGATCTTTTTACATTCTGTTGTTGAGCTACTGGTGCGACCGTCCACAGGGCTCCCAATAAACATGTTACGAAATAAATACATCGATAGTTAGGTAAAATTACAAAACTTCCTAAAttctaaaactgaaaagctATTCCATGCAAAACCTGAGAGTTTCCTGTCAGAAAGTCTTCAGTTTGAAGTATTTTGACAGGCTCTGTTTTTTGTAGAgtcccatttttaaaaaaaaaaggttttatcaATGATAAAACTCCACTACACCTACACTTCTGCAATTCACTACATTGTGtcaacatttcattaaaaactaacgagaaaagagaaaaagcccAGTCTGAGAACAGCCAACGTGTTTTTCAAGGACAAATGAGAAAAGAGAATAATTCCCAGGTCCCGGACCTGTCTTTCTTTATGTGATCTGACGTCTTCTTCTGTGAGTCAGATAACTCCTTCCTGTTGTGGCAAACAACACAAGGACTCAATGAAGAAAGAAGTTTTCAAATTAAGTAACAAGCAGTTTTTCCAAAATAATCCTCCCAGACATTTCACAGCAGTGACTGCAGACATGCAATGAGAACTCATCTGCTCCagacctctctctctcctgcttccCATCGAGGGAGGGACGTTTCGGAGGAGGTGGGGGGTGAAGGTGAAGAGggagtggaggaagaggagcgtTGGGGTCAGGAGGCTCTTTTCTGTATGAGGAGATACCTTTGAGTTGAGCTTCACTTCATGAAGAATATGAATGACAGAAAATGCCAATGTGATGCAAAGCGAGTGGGCGTGCTGACCGCGGTGGAGGGGGATGAAGGTGAAGCGGAAGAGGTGCTATTGGAGCATTTGGGTCAGGTGGAAATTTcctgatgtgaaaaaaaaaaaaaaacattgtttctgAGATTccacaaaaatgtcagacaTCTCTGCACCAAACTCACTCAGAAATAGCTTCACAAACATGCACCAGAGCATGCCGGACCTCTCTTTCTTTACTTCCAGTGACGGTCGCTTAACGGGAGGAGAGGCAGGTCGAGGAGCATGAGGACGAGGCTGTCCGGACGAAGAGTCTTTACCATCCTTCCTGAACACATGTCACAACAGTACAGATCAGACTGGAGCAAGTCAAGAGTCCCCCGGTTACGTAGCGTGCCGCACAAGCTAAACATGAAATCCGTTTAATAAAGACACACCTGACTGAGGCATCACAGCATGCACAGTGGGAATCCGGTTAGAAAACTGCAGGAACAAATGTCAGTGCATGCGAGTAGCTGAGACACTGTTATGTCACGCAACATCAGCAGGAGTCTTTCATGCTCTTCAGCTCAGGCCACACAAAGGTCCTGACCTGTCTTTTCTAACGTTCAGAGACGGATGTTTAATCGGCAGAGGAGGCCGAGCAGGCCGAGGGGGGGAGGGGAACCGGGTGGGATACAGAATACTGCTGTCCAACACTCCTCTCCTGAAACCAATAATACAACATGAAGCACAGCTGGATGTTTGGGATGTGTAACAGCCTATTTTTGCAGCCACCTTCCTCTCACCTTTCAAATATCGGCTTGTGAGCATCAGCAGGTTTCTCCCTCTCGGGGTCACTCGGTGGTCGCTCACGTTGCAGCGTGTTCGTCGGCCTCTCGTTCCTGCTTTCCTCCCTGTGTTTGTCCTTCACGTCGTCTGTGTAGCTGTGTTTCTTGGGCTCATCAGAGTGTTTCTCCTTTCTGAGTCCTTCCACATGTCTCGTCTTTTTCGGTTCTTCTAAGGGTCCTTCTTTCCTGGGTTCTGGCTTGTGTTTTTCACTCTGCAGGTCCTGTACATCCTTGTGTTTCTTGTTATCCAGCGCATGTTGGAGAGGCTCCacagctctttgttttttgggttCTTCTAGCTGCTTTTCTTGTGGATGTTTCTCATTTTGGGACTGGACCAGGTGCTTTTCATCCTTGGGGTCATCTgcatgttgtttattgtttttgtgctcattattgtgtttttcttttctgttcttatTGGAGTGTTTTTTGTCAGGCTCTGACTCATGTTTTGGTTTGACATCCAGTCTCTTGtgactaaagaaaaaaaacaggaaacgtAATTTTTTTATCTCTATTTTAATTGAACCTGAACATGAACCAGTTTCAGAGCCCTTCACTCTTTGCACACTTGAATTGTAGATATATTTTTCTCAGTAacccatgaaaacacatttaatgtattttttttgcaaatttactAAAAGTAGATGAAATTTCTCACAAAAGTATTCAGGCCCTTAATTTCTTACTTTGTAGAGCCCAAATGTAGCTTCAAGCTTTCTTGGCTAAGTCTGAACAGGTTTGCACAACATTGGAGCTGTTCACTCTGGCCAGATGCTCAGACTGGATGCTAAGCTGATGTTGGGTGGCCCACTCAAAGACAGTCAGAGACTCGTTTTTActtgtttctcattttgtttccttCGGGGGGTTGCTGACATTAACAAGTGATCTATCCTCCTTGCTCCTGCTCAAACTGTCACTgatgaaacaataaacaactgtGAAAAGGAAACACGCAAAAACACGACACAACCATCAGTTTCACACTTCGTTGTTAAATGTGATGTTTGGAAACCTGATTagaagttttgtttgtgttcttaTTGAGGGGATATATTTGCCTTGTAGATCAACATATAAAGTCCAGGAGTTCTTTTAAAGAACATATGTCTTTATGTCATTTTACACCATAATTATATAATCATTTCCTTACTGCTGGATAGGTTGATGCAGcctttctttcatgttttcatttctttactgctttttttgctgttgttgcaTCAGGTTCGCTGCAGGTGATGCTTGGTTAACTCTGAAGCTGTTTAGTCTGACAGTAGATATTTTTTGCAGATCTTCTGGTAAAGGCCagaattttatttcataatgtccGTGTTAAATGTTACCTGGACTGTTTCTGGGCAGCCCCTGTGAAAGAACTGACCTGCTCTGCGTCTCAGACAGGGAGCTGTTAGGACATGCTGCCGTTCTGCTGGAGTCCAAGCCGTTCTTCATTTCAGCCGATTTCTCCGTGTGAGATTGGCCAGagtctgtgtgagtgagtgggaAATATATGAGGAAATCTTTCAGTGCTATTTAACAATTATTCAACTGCTTAATACGTCATGTCTGTATGTAAATCGTGCGCACCCAGCAGCCTTTTCCAGTCTTTAATGAGGACCTTTGCCAGTGCAGTGACTTCCTCGtctgtgcagtgtttcctgATACCATTCACAGACATGCCGATCCTCGtttcctaaaacaaacagaaacacacgaGTGAGCTTTAAGCATCATGCAATGATTATTACATTCTGGTGTaagttttgtgttgtttttaattggCCTTCAATTGTTTCTAATGGCCTATGGctgaaaacaaaagccaaaccTGTATCAGGAGCCTACCTGGAGAAGTTTGAGTGTCATATTGAAACTTTTCAGTTCCTTCAGCAGGTCCATGGCGCCCTCCTGCACACAGCACAGCCACAGCAACAGGGTTTTACTTCTAACATTTAAATCTTTGTGATTGCATTTGGAAACATGACgcaaactgagacagaaacaactGAATGCACGGCTGATTCCTAAAACAAACCACGGTCGTGAAAGACTTTCACCTCTGTAAGTTTTTATCCGCATTAAATGAATCTCGACGGCAGAAATTCGCAGAATGTGTCACGGGAACAAGTAAATGTGGACTGACTGATCGGATCACAGGCTAAATGCTGCTACTACATTTTGCCTGCAGCGCTCCGCCTGTGCCAGAGCGCCAGAAAACAATAACGTCCTCTTAGCAGATTcagccacaacacacacacacacacacacacacacacacacatacacacacacgacagACCAAGTACACAGGCCGCGCCGTTTACTTTCTGTTGCACACTTTGGTTATTGCATAATTTGACAACCAAACGTTTTAAACGCGCAGTCGACAAGTTACCAAAACGTGACCCATTGAGCCCTCGGGGACCGAGACGTCCTGCAACCGACATGTACGCAAACACACGCCAAGCACCTGTTGATCGTTTGTTACTGTACACTGGAGCACATGTGACGTGTGCACACAATCCAAATACCCCAATTCACGCAAAACCAAACGCATCTTGTGGGTTTTAACTGAAACGGGGTGTTAGTTTTAGGAGAGACCTTCACGGGCCTTCTGCACAGCACGAGGTGGCAGGACAACGCGCCACCTGTGGGTGTCATAATACAGCCTCACCGTGTTATTTCTAGACACCATCTTGTCCAGTTTCCTCGCAATCCGGATGAGATCTTCCTCTCGCGTCATCGCTGCATTTAATCGACTGTAAACGATTCAATAACGTCGACTGGATGCGAATTAAAAACCGTGAAGTGAAATAATAAAGTTTGGATGCGCTGCAGGTCGGACTTTACGCACGGCGCACTCCATTCAGCCCAGAGGCGTGTCCTGCTGCAGGCGCCCAGCTGAACGGACGCATGACAACAACTAAATATAGACGCTGTAGTAGACACATGGGACTACACAAACATCTCAAGCGtattcaaatgaaatgtaaatctctaatttaaaaatattttcctttatcCGAGCAGGAAATCGCAACTTTATTtcttgtggattttttttttttggtttttttttttggtttttttgtatCTTAAATTTTATTGGCTCCATAATTTCACAAggatttctctctgtgtttgggCTGAATTCTTTCACGAGTTGCGTGCGTGTAAAAAAGATGCTGTTTCTCTGGCCAAACGAGGTCACTGTGTAATGATTAATCTTTCCAAAGTGAAGGCAGGGCGCAGTGTGCGCTCCGGTTATTTGCACACCAGAACCATCTGTTGCTGTGCCAAAAAACAGCCTGACACTGGACCGCAGTTTAACACAAGTTCTTTACCTCACCGCCACATGAGCGCCTGACGACGCCTGTTAAAGCAAATCCTTCCGAACTGAAGGTGAGGTTTGTGCAAACTAGATCTTCACtttggatttcaaaataaagttaatgtggtaaaaaaaaaaaaaaaaaaaagatatgtttttctttatttcattctaCGTGTTTGCCACCAGAGGGCGCTGTGGTGTAAGTCTAAAATGTGACTTCAGACAACTTCACAGGAAAAAACTCAAAATTCATAAAAATTAACTTTggttttacactgaaaacactgatcGCACACttattatctttgcatctatttacTACCGTTTACTctttgtaaaatttaaaaaaaaacagcgcaGTATAGACTGAGATCCCTGCACTACTTCTGAAGacactttcacattttataatcTGAGCCTCTTTAATgacttttctctcctctctttttgGGGAAGCTTCCAGTATTCAGCTCTttcacttaagtaaaagtagcaatacAACAGTGTAAAAAAATACTATTGCAAGTTAAAGTCACACATTAGAGTAGAGCTAAAAGTATTAAGTATTAGCATCAAAATCTACTTCAAGTACCACAAGTAAAATAACTTATTAGTTACTATGGCACATTTTCACATGAATGTGTATCACTGATTGTTGTGTTCCTCACATTAATGAtggagctggtaaaggtggCGCTTATGTTTCTACCTTAAATACTGTTTTGATGATCATATGTAATATGCAATTTCCTCACATAGATGAATAAAGTCTCATGATTATACTATCTCCTGTATTAAATATCTGATTCTAAAATGTATCTAGGACATAAAGTTAGAATGTAGTGGAGAAAAAAGTGTAATATTTCTATTTGTTTCTGGAACAAACAGAGAATGAAAGTACTAGAGATCATTTGAGCAAGTGTTTTGTACGAGTATCCTtggtagaaaatgtgtttatatctaAACTCTGACAACTCACCTAACAAGTGTTTTCATGACAAAGCTCCCAGAACTTAAAGGCATGAAGTTTTACTCCTGCAGTTCACCAGTAACCGAGTCCTGCCACAGATCAGACATTAGACACGTCCCTGCTGCTCAGTGTCTCGACAGCTGTAGGAAACAAGGACAAGAGATGCAAGTTGCAACAGATTGGATCAGATGTCAGTGGGATGAAGCCTTGAGGTTTAATTGGTGTGGATTTCTCTGTATAGAAACGCAGTCATAACCACCACTTTATATAGACACAATTTATGCAGATAGCAATGCTCTCTAAGATAATTGTATATCATTACAGAACAGTATTGGATGGAAAAGTTAAATGTCTGCCCTGAAGGTGAAGCATACATATCCTggatttattttggttttttttcacattgcaTGCTCAAATGTGctcaaatttaaaatatgaatcacGTCCCAATAATCTAAGAGCAAAGTGAGACACGCTTGTTTCTAATGCAAGGATTTGAAGACGACTATGTTAATGACAGCAGGTGAAAGTACAGGCTGAGAGCTTGTCTTGAGCAAAGAGTATTATCGCTTTACACCGCTGTTACACAACAGGCTGAGTGTGTATCCGCATGAAGACAACAGTGAGTCTGGCAGGCAGGGATAGTGCTGGCCAGCTCGAGAAGTGGGACAGCTCGCCATGAGGTAAGAGAGGAAGCAGGCCAAGAGGAAGAGCCAGTGATCAAGCTCAGCCCGCAACATCCTTTAACTCCATGGGCTAAACCTTTCAGCTTGGGGCTGCggaaaggaaaagcagaggaTGAAGAAAAAGATCTTCTGCCCTCCTGTAAACTCTGACCTCGTTCTCATTTTCAAGAAAATAACTTGTCCAAGGTTTGTGCTGAAAACCTTAAATGAGACTCAGGTGCTAATTATTTCCTATAATTTTTTTGTCCGCGCCATTTATATGAAGCAGGTGgagctaaataacagaaacacttcaacaaaacaacaaactaaatTCTCCAAAACGTTCCTAACGCTGACTcaattcacattttaaacacatagAAAAACTGAACGTTGCAACCTGTGTTAGTTTAGGCCGGCAGTACCAAGCTAAATGTAGATTTTTCGTACAGTCAGTGAATCTCTCCTTCCTCTGGATTGATGATGGTTTTCAGGCTTTCCATGGTTACATAACTGCATCTGTCTGCATTCCCATACAGTGCACCGAAGCACCCTGAGCCTCTGCTGCTGGGTTTCGCAGTCTATCATTATCCTCTCGGGTCCAACCACATCAGGTCCTATCTTGTCTTTGCTTGTGAGAGCATTAGAAAGTTAACGGCCTACAGTGTCGGTTCGACCTTTCCAGTCAGACAGAGGAAAGTGGTCCTGAGCCCATTATTGTATCTGCCTCGTGTTTGAACAGACAGTCAATAAAGATCCAACAGGCAGCATCCACAGTTGTACTTTCCTCTCTGAGCACCTCACCCAGCTCTGGTGTCTCTGCCTGTCACAGACCAGAGACGCCAGGCCTCAGCAATTATGGCAATTTTTGGATGACATCAGACCAGAAAATGAATGATTTCATTTAgctgtcaatttttttttttttttctggatatGGTGTAGGATGCAAAACCTGTAATACAGCATGTCAAAACAGATTGAGAGAACTGTTTAAACATTCACATCTGCAGTTGGCTGGAAGGTAATCCCAGCCTGGTGGGGCTGGTTTGTCTGTTAATAATGACCACTGTTTAGTGTTGGCACTTGCAAAAAGTAGACTGAATTTCCCGGAGACACTGGACCACCCAAAGACTTTAAGCACATCCTTGTACCTTCAGCTGTCTCTACAGTAAGTCTCTATttactgccacacacacacacacacacacacacacacaccaaatcaGCCATTTCCAAAACTCTTTTGGTGGTGCCACTGTTTTAGCCTACTTTGACCAAAATAACTGGTGCCATAGTTAGATGCAGTCCATCCAAAATAACTAAACAACTAACCAAACTAAATCCAAATTAAGCTAAGGGATATATAATCCCATTCCTGACTACACAAAGTACCATCACTCTACAGTAGCATATTTCACCTGGACTGCAGATTATGAAGAAACGCAAGACAAAGAGAAGGCTTCACTCAGGGCAGTGAAGACCCGAAATGTGGCttgaaaggcagaaaaaaaacttgaaagggatatataaaatatgtactATAACTTATCCACAACCGTCAATTACACACTGGCACACTGAATAGGCACTGAGTCATTTGTATAGTGCGTCTGCAAAAAGATCTTGTGGTTCTTCCCAAGGCTGCGATTTTATCTCCGAGTGCTCTTCATTTGTATGTGAGCTTCAGATTTATGCTGACAAACAAGTGCATACACCCACTCGCttgagaaagcagaaaaaaatccctcaaaataaagaaatcaatCTGTCTGTTAATGGA is a window encoding:
- the tcea3 gene encoding transcription elongation factor A protein 3 isoform X9 — translated: MTREEDLIRIARKLDKMVSRNNTEGAMDLLKELKSFNMTLKLLQETRIGMSVNGIRKHCTDEEVTALAKVLIKDWKRLLDSGQSHTEKSAEMKNGLDSSRTAACPNSSLSETQSRRDSCDSKPCQPVKRHSTDSKPDRRESTDSKMSSSPPAKKLTGERRESHGSKTLQPGPPQRKLSTDTERKGKNDAPKTPTTPTSPMSPSFSSAGGPLSPHLATGDSIRDKCIDMLAAALRTDNDYKDFGANCDNMAAEIEDHIYQEIKATDMKYKNRVRSRISNLKDPKNPGLRRNVLAGSIELSRIAAMSAEEMASDELKQLRNILTQEAIREHQMAKTGGTTTDLLQCGKCKKKNCTYNQVQTRSADEPMTTFVLCNECGNRWKFC
- the tcea3 gene encoding transcription elongation factor A protein 3 isoform X5 — its product is MTREEDLIRIARKLDKMVSRNNTEGAMDLLKELKSFNMTLKLLQETRIGMSVNGIRKHCTDEEVTALAKVLIKDWKRLLDSGQSHTEKSAEMKNGLDSSRTAACPNSSLSETQSSHKRLDVKPKHESEPDKKHSNKNRKEKHNNEHKNNKQHADDPKDEKHLVQSQNEKHPQEKQLEEPKKQRAVEPLQHALDNKKHKDVQDLQSEKHKPEPRKEGPLEEPKKTRHVEGLRKEKHSDEPKKHSYTDDVKDKHREESRNERPTNTLQRERPPSDPEREKPADAHKPIFERRGVLDSSILYPTRFPSPPRPARPPLPIKHPSLNVRKDRKFPPDPNAPIAPLPLHLHPPPPRKEPPDPNAPLPPLPLHLHPPPPPKRPSLDGKQERERKELSDSQKKTSDHIKKDRTDSSDSKVCRKHSDEAKRERKDSSESKTPAPKKPSVDVRKEKLRRDSCDSKPCQPVKRHSTDSKPDRRESTDSKMSSSPPAKKLTGERRESHGSKTLQPGPPQRKLSTDTERKGKNDAPKTPTTPTSPMSPSFSSAGGPLSPHLATGDSIRDKCIDMLAAALRTDNDYKDFGANCDNMAAEIEDHIYQEIKATDMKYKNRVRSRISNLKDPKNPGLRRNVLAGSIELSRIAAMSAEEMASDELKQLRNILTQEAIREHQMAKTGGTTTDLLQCGKCKKKNCTYNQVQTRSADEPMTTFVLCNECGNRWKFC
- the tcea3 gene encoding transcription elongation factor A protein 3 isoform X6, translating into MTREEDLIRIARKLDKMVSRNNTEGAMDLLKELKSFNMTLKLLQETRIGMSVNGIRKHCTDEEVTALAKVLIKDWKRLLDSGQSHTEKSAEMKNGLDSSRTAACPNSSLSETQSRTDSSDSKVCRKHSDEAKRERKDSSESKTPAPKKPSVDVRKEKLRRDSCDSKPCQPVKRHSTDSKPDRRESTDSKMSSSPPAKKLTGERRESHGSKTLQPGPPQRKLSTDTERKGKNDAPKTPTTPTSPMSPSFSSAGGPLSPHLATGDSIRDKCIDMLAAALRTDNDYKDFGANCDNMAAEIEDHIYQEIKATDMKYKNRVRSRISNLKDPKNPGLRRNVLAGSIELSRIAAMSAEEMASDELKQLRNILTQEAIREHQMAKTGGTTTDLLQCGKCKKKNCTYNQVQTRSADEPMTTFVLCNECGNRWKFC
- the tcea3 gene encoding transcription elongation factor A protein 3 isoform X8; amino-acid sequence: MTREEDLIRIARKLDKMVSRNNTEGAMDLLKELKSFNMTLKLLQETRIGMSVNGIRKHCTDEEVTALAKVLIKDWKRLLDSGQSHTEKSAEMKNGLDSSRTAACPNSSLSETQSRTDSSDSKVCRKHSDEAKRERRDSCDSKPCQPVKRHSTDSKPDRRESTDSKMSSSPPAKKLTGERRESHGSKTLQPGPPQRKLSTDTERKGKNDAPKTPTTPTSPMSPSFSSAGGPLSPHLATGDSIRDKCIDMLAAALRTDNDYKDFGANCDNMAAEIEDHIYQEIKATDMKYKNRVRSRISNLKDPKNPGLRRNVLAGSIELSRIAAMSAEEMASDELKQLRNILTQEAIREHQMAKTGGTTTDLLQCGKCKKKNCTYNQVQTRSADEPMTTFVLCNECGNRWKFC
- the tcea3 gene encoding transcription elongation factor A protein 3 isoform X2, with the translated sequence MTREEDLIRIARKLDKMVSRNNTEGAMDLLKELKSFNMTLKLLQETRIGMSVNGIRKHCTDEEVTALAKVLIKDWKRLLDSGQSHTEKSAEMKNGLDSSRTAACPNSSLSETQSSHKRLDVKPKHESEPDKKHSNKNRKEKHNNEHKNNKQHADDPKDEKHLVQSQNEKHPQEKQLEEPKKQRAVEPLQHALDNKKHKDVQDLQSEKHKPEPRKEGPLEEPKKTRHVEGLRKEKHSDEPKKHSYTDDVKDKHREESRNERPTNTLQRERPPSDPEREKPADAHKPIFERRGVLDSSILYPTRFPSPPRPARPPLPIKHPSLNVRKDRKDGKDSSSGQPRPHAPRPASPPVKRPSLEVKKERKFPPDPNAPIAPLPLHLHPPPPRKEPPDPNAPLPPLPLHLHPPPPPKRPSLDGKQERERTDSSDSKVCRKHSDEAKRERKDSSESKTPAPKKPSVDVRKEKLRRDSCDSKPCQPVKRHSTDSKPDRRESTDSKMSSSPPAKKLTGERRESHGSKTLQPGPPQRKLSTDTERKGKNDAPKTPTTPTSPMSPSFSSAGGPLSPHLATGDSIRDKCIDMLAAALRTDNDYKDFGANCDNMAAEIEDHIYQEIKATDMKYKNRVRSRISNLKDPKNPGLRRNVLAGSIELSRIAAMSAEEMASDELKQLRNILTQEAIREHQMAKTGGTTTDLLQCGKCKKKNCTYNQVQTRSADEPMTTFVLCNECGNRWKFC
- the tcea3 gene encoding transcription elongation factor A protein 3 isoform X1, giving the protein MTREEDLIRIARKLDKMVSRNNTEGAMDLLKELKSFNMTLKLLQETRIGMSVNGIRKHCTDEEVTALAKVLIKDWKRLLDSGQSHTEKSAEMKNGLDSSRTAACPNSSLSETQSSHKRLDVKPKHESEPDKKHSNKNRKEKHNNEHKNNKQHADDPKDEKHLVQSQNEKHPQEKQLEEPKKQRAVEPLQHALDNKKHKDVQDLQSEKHKPEPRKEGPLEEPKKTRHVEGLRKEKHSDEPKKHSYTDDVKDKHREESRNERPTNTLQRERPPSDPEREKPADAHKPIFERRGVLDSSILYPTRFPSPPRPARPPLPIKHPSLNVRKDRKDGKDSSSGQPRPHAPRPASPPVKRPSLEVKKERKFPPDPNAPIAPLPLHLHPPPPRKEPPDPNAPLPPLPLHLHPPPPPKRPSLDGKQERERKELSDSQKKTSDHIKKDRTDSSDSKVCRKHSDEAKRERKDSSESKTPAPKKPSVDVRKEKLRRDSCDSKPCQPVKRHSTDSKPDRRESTDSKMSSSPPAKKLTGERRESHGSKTLQPGPPQRKLSTDTERKGKNDAPKTPTTPTSPMSPSFSSAGGPLSPHLATGDSIRDKCIDMLAAALRTDNDYKDFGANCDNMAAEIEDHIYQEIKATDMKYKNRVRSRISNLKDPKNPGLRRNVLAGSIELSRIAAMSAEEMASDELKQLRNILTQEAIREHQMAKTGGTTTDLLQCGKCKKKNCTYNQVQTRSADEPMTTFVLCNECGNRWKFC
- the tcea3 gene encoding transcription elongation factor A protein 3 isoform X7; amino-acid sequence: MTREEDLIRIARKLDKMVSRNNTEGAMDLLKELKSFNMTLKLLQETRIGMSVNGIRKHCTDEEVTALAKVLIKDWKRLLDSGQSHTEKSAEMKNGLDSSRTAACPNSSLSETQSRKDSSESKTPAPKKPSVDVRKEKLRRDSCDSKPCQPVKRHSTDSKPDRRESTDSKMSSSPPAKKLTGERRESHGSKTLQPGPPQRKLSTDTERKGKNDAPKTPTTPTSPMSPSFSSAGGPLSPHLATGDSIRDKCIDMLAAALRTDNDYKDFGANCDNMAAEIEDHIYQEIKATDMKYKNRVRSRISNLKDPKNPGLRRNVLAGSIELSRIAAMSAEEMASDELKQLRNILTQEAIREHQMAKTGGTTTDLLQCGKCKKKNCTYNQVQTRSADEPMTTFVLCNECGNRWKFC
- the tcea3 gene encoding transcription elongation factor A protein 3 isoform X3 → MTREEDLIRIARKLDKMVSRNNTEGAMDLLKELKSFNMTLKLLQETRIGMSVNGIRKHCTDEEVTALAKVLIKDWKRLLDSGQSHTEKSAEMKNGLDSSRTAACPNSSLSETQSSHKRLDVKPKHESEPDKKHSNKNRKEKHNNEHKNNKQHADDPKDEKHLVQSQNEKHPQEKQLEEPKKQRAVEPLQHALDNKKHKDVQDLQSEKHKPEPRKEGPLEEPKKTRHVEGLRKEKHSDEPKKHSYTDDVKDKHREESRNERPTNTLQRERPPSDPEREKPADAHKPIFERRGVLDSSILYPTRFPSPPRPARPPLPIKHPSLNVRKDRKDGKDSSSGQPRPHAPRPASPPVKRPSLEVKKERKFPPDPNAPIAPLPLHLHPPPPRKEPPDPNAPLPPLPLHLHPPPPPKRPSLDGKQERERKELSDSQKKTSDHIKKDRTDSSDSKVCRKHSDEAKRERRDSCDSKPCQPVKRHSTDSKPDRRESTDSKMSSSPPAKKLTGERRESHGSKTLQPGPPQRKLSTDTERKGKNDAPKTPTTPTSPMSPSFSSAGGPLSPHLATGDSIRDKCIDMLAAALRTDNDYKDFGANCDNMAAEIEDHIYQEIKATDMKYKNRVRSRISNLKDPKNPGLRRNVLAGSIELSRIAAMSAEEMASDELKQLRNILTQEAIREHQMAKTGGTTTDLLQCGKCKKKNCTYNQVQTRSADEPMTTFVLCNECGNRWKFC